The following are encoded in a window of Anoplopoma fimbria isolate UVic2021 breed Golden Eagle Sablefish chromosome 3, Afim_UVic_2022, whole genome shotgun sequence genomic DNA:
- the arhgap39 gene encoding LOW QUALITY PROTEIN: rho GTPase-activating protein 39 (The sequence of the model RefSeq protein was modified relative to this genomic sequence to represent the inferred CDS: inserted 3 bases in 2 codons; deleted 2 bases in 1 codon): MIVFQIVFFKLNSELSPCRLEWVEIIEPRTRERMYANLLTGECVWDPPQGVCIKRTGDNQWWELFDPNTSRFYYYNASTQRTVWHRPQACDIIPLAKLQTLKQHTDATNPRPASGGGGRASAENSPGRNSGVSREGSTSSSLDQELSEKQGGREEADRTSPFRWNTGTKERMLIKVTDREPSFLAHQGNGYSPCDPPPPVPSGGGTTSRTRRSSGGNPPPEPEGSPVLYTDRRQSPFLKRAELGGTGTHRRSSADSQPPXPRYGYEPPLYEEPPSEYQPPPIYEEPPTDMHLSDSFYGTGKSPARKTSAPLYHSPKQGQSPYGQLVLTRQKCPEKTQSLEYSPVGKEYVKQLVYVEQSSSSPRFKTADRLLRYGTTGGYGGSYGGSYTLQHSQSLIRDPRLLLDYSGEGGEGGQRLLYEDSISWTSSQTHSLSSSSTGGPGAFSPXGNRKRKSRKPSLPQELVRCVGQEGELVGTASEAMLAQARLAWEAQQVMKQRSSWDSGQGGGMAAQGGGSKDGYESDGALPLPLPGPVVRAFSEDEALAHSDGHHWKRSTFDRLGFPQALLEKSLSVQTNLASPEPYLHPSQSEDLGACAQFEASRNARNMMPSASCGIFPEFTLRKPSSETDIENWASKHFNKHTQGLFRRKVSIANMLAWSSEPIKKPMIVTSDRTVKREAVDIFKLIQTFMGDRRAKVDSLAVALEVVVRGWSHQGLRDELYIQLCRQTTENFRYDSLERGWELMAICLAFFPPTPRFHTYLEGYICRHMDPLNDTKGVAISSYAKYCYRKLTKAALTGAKKGLQKPCAEEIKHARNAIFSPSMFGSSLDEVMALQKERYPDNQLPWVQTRLSEEVLGLNGDQMEGIFRVPGDIDEVNALKLQVDQWKIPTGLEDPHIPASLLKLWYRELEEPLIPHEFYEECISHYDNPEAAVNVVLGLPHINKLVLCYLIRFLQVFAQPANVTITKMDVNNLAMVMAPNCLRCQSDDPRVIFENTRKEMSFIRVLIQRLDTSFMDGIL; the protein is encoded by the exons atgattgtcttccagattgttttttttaaattaaacagtgAACTGTCCCCCTGCAGGTTGGAGTGGGTGGAGATCATCGAGCCGCGCACGCGGGAGCGCATGTACGCCAACCTGCTGACTGGCGAGTGCGTGTGGGACCCCCCGCAGGGCGTCTGCATCAAGCGGACCGGCGACAACCAGTGGTGGGAGCTGTTCGACCCCAACACCTCGCGCTTCTACTACTACAACGCCTCCACCCAGCGCACGGTGTGGCACCGGCCCCAGGCCTGCGACATCATCCCCCTGGCCAAGCTGCAGACCCTGAAGCAGCACACCGACGCCACCAACCCCCGTCCCGCCAgcggaggaggggggagggcgTCGGCGGAGAACAGTCCGGGACGCAACAGCGGGGTCAGCCGCGAGGggagcacctcctcctccctcgaCCAGGAGCTCTCTGAGAAACAGGGTGGcagagaggaggcagacag GACTTCTCCTTTCAGGTGGAACACGGGTACGAAGGAGCGAATGCTGATCAAGGTGACGGACAGAGAGCCCAGCTTCTTGGCCCACCAAGGAAATGGGTATTCCCCCTGCGACCCCCCACCCCCGGTC CCTTCTGGAGGGGGCACCACCTCAAGAACCCGCCGTTCCTCTGGAGGAAACCCGCCCCCAGAACCCGAAGGCTCACCCGTACTCTACACCGACCGCCGCCAGTCCCCCTTCCTGAAGCGGGCCGAGCTGGGTGGCACAGGCACCCACCGCCGCTCCTCAGCCGACTCCCAGCCCC CGCCCCGCTACGGCTACGAACCCCCACTGTATGAGGAGCCGCCATCAGAGTACCAGCCCCCTCCCATCTACGAGGAGCCGCCCACTGACATGCACCTCTCCGACTCCTTCTACGGCACTGGCAAGTCACCTGCTCGCAAGACTTCAGCCCCCCTCTATCACTCCCCCAAGCAGGGCCAGTCGCCCTACGGCCAGCTGGTTTTGACCCGGCAGAAGTGTCCAGAAAAGACCCAGAGTCTGGAGTACAGTCCTGTGGGGAAGGAGTACGTAAAGCAGCTGGTGTACGTGGAACAGTCGTCTTCCAGCCCACGCTTCAAGACTGCCGACCGCCTGCTGCGCTACGGCACTACAGGGGGCTATGGTGGCTCGTATGGGGGGTCCTATACTCTGCAGCACAGCCAGTCTCTGATCAGGGACCCCCGCCTACTGCTGGACTACAGTGGGGAGGGtggagagggaggacagaggtTGCTTTATGAGGACTCCATATCCTGGACGTCCAGTCAGAcccactccctctcctcttcctctaccgGCGGCCCTGGGGCTTTCTCCCC GGGTAACCGCAAACGCAAGAGCCGTAAGCCCTCCCTCCCCCAGGAGCTGGTGCGCTGCGTGGGGCAGGAGGGGGAGCTGGTGGGCACAGCGTCCGAGGCGATGCTGGCCCAGGCGAGGCTGGCCTGGGAGGCCCAGCAGGTGATGAAACAGAGGAGCAGTTGGGACTCGGGGCAGGGCGGCGGGATGGCGGCCCAGGGCGGCGGCTCCAAAGATGGCTATGAGAGTGACGGGGCGCTGCCTCTGCCGTTGCCGGGACCGGTGGTGAGGGCGTTCAGCGAGGACGAGGCACTGGCGCACAGCGACGGCCACCACTGGAAACGCAGCACCTTCGATCGGCTGGGCTTCCCCCAGGCCCTGCTGGAGAAAAGCCTGTCCGTCCAGACCAATCTGGCCTCCCCCGAGCCTTACCTCCACCCCTCACAG TCGGAGGACCTCGGAGCCTGCGCCCAGTTTGAGGCCAGCCGAAATGCCAGGAACATGATGCCGAGCGCCAGCTGCGGCATTTTCCCAGAATTCACCCTGAGAAAGCCCTCCTCGGAGACGGACATCGAGAACTGGGCGTCCAAGCACTTCAACAAACACACGCAG GGTCTGTTCAGGCGAAAGGTGTCCATCGCCAACATGCTGGCCTGGAGCAGTGAGCCCATCAAGAAGCCCATGATTGTGACCTCCGACCGCACCGTGAAGAGGGAGGCAGTGGACATCTTTAAACTCATTCAGACCTTCATGGGAGACCGCCGCGCCAAGGTCGACTCCCTCGCCGTGGCTCTGGAG GTGGTGGTGCGCGGCTGGAGCCACCAGGGTCTGCGCGATGAGCTCTACATCCAGCTGTGTCGCCAGACCACGGAGAACTTCCGGTACGACAGCCTGGAGCGAGGCTGGGAGCTGATGGCCATCTGCCTGGCCTTCTTCCCCCCCACGCCCCGCTTCCACACCTACCTGGAGGGCTACATCTGCCGACACATGGACCCCCTCAACGACACCAAGG GAGTGGCCATTAGCAGCTATGCTAAATACTGCTACAGGAAACTGACAAAAGCTGCTCTGACTGGTGCCAAGAAG gGTCTGCAGAAGCCCTGTGCGGAGGAGATCAAGCATGCCAGGAACGCCATCTTCAGTCCATCCATGTTTGGCTCCTCCCTGGATGAGGTGATGGCACTCCAGAAGGAGCGCTACCCTGACAACCAGCTGCCCTGGGTGCAGACCCGCCTCTCCGAAGAGGTTCTGGGTCTCAACGGAGACCAGATGGAAGGCATCTTCAG ggTACCGGGGGACATAGATGAAGTCAATGCCCTCAAGCTGCAAGTGGATCAATGGAAAATCCCCACAGGGCTGGAAGACCCACACATcccag CGTCTCTGCTGAAGCTCTGGTACAGGGAGCTGGAGGAGCCGCTGATCCCCCATGAGTTCTACGAGGAGTGCATCAGTCACTATGACAACCCGGAGGCAGCTGTCAACGTGGTGCTGGGCCTGCCGCACATCAACAAACTGGTGCTCTGCTACCTCATCCGCTTCctacag gtgtttgCCCAGCCCGCCAATGTGACCATCACCAAGATGGATGTGAACAACCTGGCCATGGTCATGGCCCCCAACTGTCTGCGCTGCCAGTCCGACGACCCCAGGGTGATCTTCGAGAACACCCGCAAGGAGATGTCCTTCATCCGGGTGCTCATCCAGCGGCTGGACACCAGCTTCATGGACGGAATCCTATAG